The genomic region CAACGTCGCCGGCGCGCTGACCGCCAGCATGACCCAGACGCCCGGCTTCAATCGGGGCAATCCCGATCCTGCGGCGATCTCGATCGCCGTCAGCGAGAACGGCGATCGCGTGTTCGCGATCAATAGCCAGAACCCGGGCGCGCCGAATGCGATGTACACCAGTGTCGAGGTGGAACAGGTTCGCAACCAGTCGCTCCAGGCGAGCAGCTCGCAGGTCGCGCAACCGCCATCCTTGCCGGAGCCGCCGAAACCCGCCCAGGAACAGACGATCCAGTCGGAACAACCGCAGATACGCGGTATCGCCTGACACACGCGCTGCCTCCGTCCGCGCCGAAGGGCGCGGGCGGCATCACTTTGGTTCGAATACCGCGATCGATTCGACATGCGCGGTGTGCGGGAACATGTCCATCGCTCCCGCCGCCATGAGCTTCCAGCCGCGTTCGTTGACCAGATAACCCGCGTCGCGCGCGAGCGAGGCCGGGTGGCAGCTGACGTAGACGATCCGCTTCAGGCCCTTCAACGGCAGTTGCTTCAATACGATATCCGCACCGGAACGCGGCGGATCGAGCAGCAGTCTGTCGAAGCCTGCACGCATCCACGCATGACCCGACAGATCCTGCGCCAGATCCGCGGCGTGGAACTGCACGTTGGCCAGTGCGTTGCGGGTCGCGTTCTCGCGTGCGCGCGCCACCAGCCCCGCCTCGCCTTCCACGCCTACGACTTCGCGCCCGACGCGCGCCAGCGGCAAGGTGAAATTGCCCAGGCCGCAGAACAGATCGAGCACGCGGTCGTCGGGCTGCACGTCGAGCAGTTCCAGGGTCTTCGCGATCATCTTCTGATTGAGGCCGGCATTCACCTGGATGAAATCCAGTGGCCGGAAATCCAGTTCGACGTTCCACTGCGGCAGCACGAACGACAGCGGCACCGCTTCCGGCCAAAGCGCATGCACCGAATCGATGCCGCCCGGCTGCAGGAAGATCGCGAAATCGTACGCTTGGGCGAATGCGACCAATGCATCGCGATCGCGGTCGCTCAGCGGCTGCAGATGACGGAACACCAGCGCGACCGTCGCATCGCCGGCGATGAATTCGATCTGCGGAATATCCCGGCGGCCATCCATCGCATCGACCAGCGCCGAAATCGCGCCGAGTTTTTCGCCGATCCGCGGAATCACCGTGTAGCAGACCGAGAGGTCGGCGACAAAGCGTGGATCGGCTTCGCGGAAGCCGACCAATGTCTTGTCCTTCTTCTCGACCCTGCGCACCGACAATCGGCCCTTGCGGCGATAGCCCCAGGCCACGTCGGTCAACGCCGGCAACAGCGTGGCCGGCTGCACGTGGCCGATCCGCTGCAGGTTGTCGATCAGCACCTGCTGCTTCGAGAGGATCTGCTTGTCTTCGGCCAGATGCTGCAGCACGCAGCCTCCGCACACGCCGAAATGCGGGCAACGCGGTTCGACGCGATCCGCCGATGCGGATATCACTTCGACCGTGGTCGCCTCGTCGAAATGCCGCGATCTCGCGGTCTGTTTCGCCATCACCCGTTCGCCCGGGAGTGCGCCGGACACGAAGACGGTCTTGCCGGCGTTCGCATCGCCGTCCGGGCGACGCGCGACCCCACGACCGTCGTGGCCTAGCGAAACGATGTCGAGTGCGAACGGAGTCTGGTCGATGCGGGCCACGGGATTCTTGGAAGAAAGATGGGCCGGCGATTGTCTCATGACACCGAAACGACGACGCCCGCCGAAGCGGGCGTCGCGACAGTGTCCAGGAGTGGTCCCGGAAACGCGCTTATTTCTGCTTCCACGCCCCGCCGCGCTGATACCACCAGCCCGAACGGGCGCTGTCGACCCATTGCTTGGCGAACACGCTGCGGATCTGGCCT from Lysobacter sp. harbors:
- the rlmD gene encoding 23S rRNA (uracil(1939)-C(5))-methyltransferase RlmD, whose product is MRQSPAHLSSKNPVARIDQTPFALDIVSLGHDGRGVARRPDGDANAGKTVFVSGALPGERVMAKQTARSRHFDEATTVEVISASADRVEPRCPHFGVCGGCVLQHLAEDKQILSKQQVLIDNLQRIGHVQPATLLPALTDVAWGYRRKGRLSVRRVEKKDKTLVGFREADPRFVADLSVCYTVIPRIGEKLGAISALVDAMDGRRDIPQIEFIAGDATVALVFRHLQPLSDRDRDALVAFAQAYDFAIFLQPGGIDSVHALWPEAVPLSFVLPQWNVELDFRPLDFIQVNAGLNQKMIAKTLELLDVQPDDRVLDLFCGLGNFTLPLARVGREVVGVEGEAGLVARARENATRNALANVQFHAADLAQDLSGHAWMRAGFDRLLLDPPRSGADIVLKQLPLKGLKRIVYVSCHPASLARDAGYLVNERGWKLMAAGAMDMFPHTAHVESIAVFEPK